Proteins encoded within one genomic window of Vanrija pseudolonga chromosome 3, complete sequence:
- the CHO1 gene encoding CDP-diacylglycerol--serine O-phosphatidyltransferase has translation MSKRPSAKPKSPATPPLSALEEKRKQLHQYQDDDGHFSLVRNFRLADLITIMNGVCGTLSILFSARYLILSSNLPAPPSDLAVQSLYLAHLFPILGCGFDALDGTVARWMGGGSMLGQEMDSLADLVSFGVAPATLAFTLGLRRPLDVLALLLFVSAGLARLARFNATVALIPADASGKSKYFEGLPIPSSLFLTAWMAFWVRQGWYVLGSEGGDVPLGLLQVFGESRWGQVHVVSFVFALWAAAMVSKTLRVPKL, from the exons atgTCTAAGCGTCCATCAGCCAAGCCCAAGAGTCCCGCTACTCCACCCCTGTCGGCTCTtgaggagaagcgcaagcagcTGCATCAGTACCAGGATGACGATGGACACTTCTCGCTCGTTAG GAActtccgcctcgccgacctgaTCACGATCATGAACGGCGTGTGCGGCACGCTGTCTATCCTCTTCTCAGCGCGCTACCTGATCCTGTCGTCCAacctgcccgcgccgccctcagACCTGGCCGTGCAGTCGCTGTACCTGGCGCACCTGTTCCCCATCCTCGGATGTGGCTTCGACGCGCTGGACGGCACTGTCGCGCGCTGgatgggcggcggctcgaTGCTGGGACAGGAGATggactcgctcgccgacctcgtgaGCTTTGgcgtcgcccccgccaccctGGCATTCACTCTCGGCCTCCGCCGGCccctcgacgtgctcgcgctcctgctcTTCGTGTCGGCCGgcctcgcccgtctcgcccgcTTCAACGCCACGGTGGCGCtcatccccgccgacgcgtccgGCAAGTCCAAGTACTTTGAGGGCCTGCCCATCCCCTCCAGCCTGTTCCTCACCGCCTGGATGGCCTTCTGGGTCCGCCAGGGCTGGTACGTCCTCGGCtcggagggcggcgacgtgcccctcggcctgctgcagGTCTTTGGCGAGTCGCGCTGGGGCCAGGTCCACGTCGTCTCATTCGTGTTTGCCCTCTGGGCCGCGGCGATGGTCAGCAAGACGCTGAGG GTTCCAAAGTTGTAG
- the pnbA_0 gene encoding Para-nitrobenzyl esterase — translation MVRFSVLFAALATLASRVVVATPIAERQTGCTLTWNGSTITGYADGSEGVCRYTVRYGTANRWTDSVATTSLGTTNALPPSCPQISASAGNPLSAATQSEDCLYITLYVPADATATSHQPVLAWLHGGAYTFGSDSAAGFDGAGLAANGGIIVAAIQYRLGVLGNIPPTVAPSGTDPNFALRDVLLAINTLRARHNDFYGDNSLITLGGQDSGASIIRALWGVSGAVGKFSSMILQSDPLSYGFASTATTNSLATLLASQPALSGSTLTTFANWQALPVSTLIAAQNTLVNTASATIAGLPITGAIRPTWGGTTLPQDPTRLLISNPSSLAISPASVPLLITNTKNEAGSAIQYLWSTPITLNATRYSNVLGALLGSTRATTLLASGSPYALPTTDSTGDIMRQTLERTIADGAWRCPARTLANAYAAAGGTVYVGEWTKGVTYPTNAVGSGAYCTGGAVCHSDDIYPLFQSAPSPSGTTLLLEEEVSNVWTNFVNVLPVGSWSTFTGTTGVTGTNVHAIGNGTIGACPSSYWGSTVQWDWQIYTS, via the exons ATGGTCCGCTTCTCTGTCCTCTTCGCCGCACTCGCGACACTCGcctcgcgcgtcgtcgtcgccacccccatcgccgagcgccagaCAGGCTGCACGCTTACCTGGAACGGCTCCACCATCACGGGTTACGCCGATGGCTCGGAGGGCGTGTGTCGCTACACTGTGCGCTATGGTACGGCGAACCGCTGGACCGActcggtcgcgacgacgtc CCTCGGCACCACCAACGCCCTCCCCCCCTCGTGCCCCCagatctcggcgagcgccggcaACCCCCTCTCGGCGGCCACCCAGTCCGAAGACTGTCTCTACATCACGCTCTacgtgcccgccgacgcgaccgCCACGTCGCACCAGCCCGTGCTGGCCTGGCTCCACGGCGGCGCTTACACCTTTGGCTCGGACTCCGCTGCTGGCTTTGACGGCGCTGGGCTGGCCGCTAACGGCGGTATCATTGTCGCTGCGATCCAGTACCG CCTCGGTGTCCTCGGCAACATCCCGCCCACCGTCGCGCCCTCGGGCACCGACCCCAACTTCGCGCTCCGCGATGTCCTGCTCGCCATCAACAcgctccgcgcgcgccacaACGACTTCTACGGCGACAACTCGCTCATCACCCTCGGCGGGCAGGACTCTGGCGCGTCCATCATCCGCGCGCTCTGGGGCGTGTCGGGTGCCGTCGGCAAGTTCTCGAGCATGATCCTCCAGTCGGACCCGCTGTCGTACGGCTtcgcctccaccgccacgaccaactcgctcgcgacgctgctTGCCTCGCAGCCCGCGCTCTCGGGAAGCACGCTCACCACGTTCGCCAACTGGCAGGCGCTCCCCGTCAGCACCCTCATCGCGGCGCAGAACACGCTCGTCAACACCGCGTCCGCCACCATCGCCGGCCTCCCCATCACCGGCGCCATCCGCCCCACGTGGGGCGGCACCACCCTCCCCCAGGACCCTACCCGCCTCCTCATCTCCAACCCTTCGTCGCTTGCCATCTCGCCCGCTTCCGTCCCCCTGCTTATCACCAACACCAAGAACGAGGCCGGCAGCGCCATCCAGTACCTCTGGTCCACCCCCATCACGCTCAACGCGACCCGCTACTCGAATgttctcggcgcgctcctcggctcgactcgcgccacgaccctcctcgcctcgggctcgccctacgccctccccaccaccGACTCCACCGGCGACATCATGCGCCAGACCCTCGAGCGCACCATCGCTGACGGCGCCTGGCGCTGCCCCGCCCGTACCCTCGCCAACGCCTacgctgctgccggcggcaccgtctACGTCGGAGAGTGGACCAAGGGTGTGACTTACCCCACCAACGCTGTCGGCTCTGGCGCCTACTGCActggcggcgccgtgtgCCACTCGGACGACATCTACCCCCTCTTCCAGTCCGCCCCGAGCCCCAGCGgcaccaccctcctcctcgaagAGGAGGTCAGCAACGTCTGGACCAACTTTGTCAACGTCCTCCCCGTCGGCAGCTGGTCGACCTTCACTGGCACCACTGGCGTCACTGGCACCAACGTCCACGCCATTGGCAACGGCACCATTGGCGCCTGCCCTTCGTCCTACTGGGGCAGCACTGTCCAGTGGGACTGGCAGATCTACACCAGCTAG
- the CSM1 gene encoding Protein CMS1, producing the protein MTPAYKTGGDDLDDGLELDPDLLASDDEDVGDIFSADEDDAPAPVSRKRKASGDVSAAAVADAEGDVAMLPVEGDAKKRRREKDKARRAAKRAAAAGDDGPIADPSSLEPAQLAQLLLSSARATFPNSTPMEIDEVVVGEDRLLAPLPPTSTGSGFEPLVQRLDDLLKDAPKKPAPGTPRALIVSLSGIRCADVVRAVRDVKRPGGEVAKLFAKHFKLVDQVKYLAKTRVAIAVGTPARVAKLLADGALKVKQETVVLFDIGHRDSKNRTLLSLPEARDELWKSLLSGEARAALTRARVKYTAF; encoded by the exons ATGACACCAGCATACAAGacaggcggcgacgacctcgacgacgggctcgagctcgacccgGACCTCCTAGCatcagacgacgaggacgtgggcGACATCTTCTCCGCAGACGAGGATGACGCGCCCGCCCCCGTGTCGCGGAAGCGCAAGGCCAGCGGCGATGTCTCTGcggccgcggtcgccgacgccgagggcgacgtcgcgATGCTGCCTGTTGAGGGGGACGCGAAGAAGCGTCGCCGGGAAAAGGAcaaggcgcggcgcgcagccaaG cgcgccgcggccgcaggcgacgacggacCCATCGCCGACCCGTCTTCGCTCGAacccgcgcagctcgcccagctgctCCTGTCGTCGGCACGCGCGACGTTCCCCAATTCCACGCCGATGGAGAttgacgaggtggtcgttgGTG AAgaccgcctcctcgcgccatTACCTCCCACATCCACAGGGAGCGGCTTCGAGCCCCTCGTCCAGCGCCTCGATGACC TGCTGAAAGACGCGCCGAAGAAGCCTGCGCCCGGCACCCCACGCGCCCTCATCGTCAGCCTTAGTGGGATCCGGTGTGCGGACGtcgtgcgtgccgtgcgcgaTGTCAAGCGGCCCGGAGGCGAGGTGGCCAAG cTCTTCGCGAAACACTTCAAACTGGTCGACCAGGTCAAGTACCTCGCCAAGACCCGCGTCGCGATCGCGGTCGGCACGCCCGCAcgcgtcgccaagctgctcgccgacggcgccctcAAGGTCAAGCAGGAAaccgtcgtcctcttcgacATTGGCCACCGCGACTCCAAGAACCGCACCCTCCTCAGCCtgcccgaggcgcgcgacgagctctgGAAGTCGCTCCTCTCGGGCGAGGCCCGCGCAGCGCTCACTCGCGCCCGCGTAAAGTACACCGCGTTCTAG
- the gg1_0 gene encoding Guanine nucleotide-binding protein subunit gamma, with translation MSGRNAKITMSELKLRRLVENNHRLREELSRPRVMVSLSSLSLINYCRETNDPLLPAIWGPLGKGEDPYAPPEDESCCTNAHDLEYAEESDGDETIDGLFGSEDEDLPPAFTQANLDTRRPVAVGGKRSRTPSPTKTAPAPRTPITATPATVRLTAEQRLLELRDMRNRPLPAVEDGPDTLRNYASRVVRANSGRIWDIGGLEYSMVADLLDHLPRAQLSEIEEASPHILKDTDWLWEAFVISEYPVYYQECRLRKGQPRTSGWRRMFAKAVADAENRKQQATARIKERYAQMEAERQSKKIVKLNTFVAPKKGKSLSQTRRGYSASQPTPPPQNRAQSAIAKARNDAARARVALTHASGKYIPPPVAAPRKPAAARGEGELFKNPYLGVNGASSSSSAAPPKPVTGPRLPAPRIPRPKGVFPDAYNTKEEAARRAALPASITARAPSPPRERFRIDDTPRTSVPIPKPRVDNFKPSKPLPFFAGPPAMGVKRPGDGAASPHGDKRARLGDGSSAHSSEAGSRPPSRPTTPKPAPNLNNVLFMKKPKPKASASRAAAPVKR, from the exons ATGTCCGGCCGTAACGCCAAGATCACAATGTCTGAACTCAAGCTCCGCCGCCTGGTGGAAAACAACCACCgtctgcgcgaggagctctCCCGGCCGCGCGTCATGGTCTCGCTGTCGAGTCTGAG TCTCATCAACTATTGCCGCGAGACGAATGACCCTCTC CTCCCTGCCATTTGGGGCCCGCTCGGAAAGGGCGAGGACCCATACGCGCCTCCCGAGGACGAGAGCTGCTGCACTA ACGCGCACGATCTCGAGTACGCCGAGGAATCGGACGGTGACGAGACCATCGACGGCCTCTTTGGCTCAGAAGACGAGGACTTGCCACCCGCCTTCACTCAGGCCAATCTCGACACGAGACGCCCAGTCGCAGTTGGCGGTAAGCGCTCGCGCACTCCATCACCTACAAAGACCGCACCCGCTCCGCGCACTCCCATCACTGCAACTCCGGCAACCGTGCGCCTGActgccgagcagcgcctgctcgagctgcgcgacatGCGCAACCGCCCACTGCCCGCAGTCGAAGATGGCCCCGACACGCTGCGCAACTATGCGTCGAGGG TGGTGCGCGCCAACTCTGGACGTATCTGGGACATCGGTGGTCTGGAGTACTCGATGGTGGCCGACCTGCTTGACCACCTTCCGCGTGCACAGCTGTCCGAGATTGAGGAGGCGTCGCCG cACATTCTCAAGGACACCGACTGGCTGTGGGAGGCCTTCGTCATCTCCGAGTACCCCGTCTACTACCAAGAATGCAGGCTGCGCAAGGGCCAGCCGCGCACCTCGGGCTGGCGGAGGATGTTTGCT AAAGCCGTTGCCGATGCAGAAAACCGCAAGCAACAAGCAACAGCGCGCATCAAGGAGCGTTACGCTCAGATGGAGGCCGAACGCCAGTCCAAGAAGATCGTCAAGCTCAACACTTTTGTCGCGCCAAAGAAGGGCAAGTCGCTCTCGCAGACACGGCGCGGCTACTCGGCTTCTcagcccaccccacctccGCAGAACAGGGCTCAGTCTGCCATTGCCAAGGCGCGCAACGATGCTGCGCGTGCACGCGTTGCGCTCACCCACGCATCGGGCAAGTACATCCCCCCGCCGGTCGCTGCGCCCCGCAAGCCGGCTGCGGCACGCGGCGAGGGTGAACTGTTCAAGAACCCGTACCTCGGTGTcaacggcgcgtcgtccagcTCCAGCGCAGCACCACCAAAGCCAGTCACCGGGCCTCGTCTTCCGGCGCCGCGCATCCCTCGCCCGAAGGGTGTCTTCCCAGACGCCTACAacaccaaggaggaggctgcgcgccgagccgcccttCCAGCCAGCATtaccgcgcgcgcgccctcccCGCCAAGGGAGCGTTTCAGGATCGACGACACACCGCGCACGTCCGTCCCCATCCCCAAGCCAAGGGTGGACAACTTCAAGCCGTCCAAGCCGCTGCCGTTCTTCGCGGGGCCGCCAGCCATGGGCGTGAAGCGTCCCGGCGACGGTGCTGCGTCGCCACATGGTGACAAACGTGCACGCTTAGGCGACGGATCGTCGGCACACTCCTCAGAGGCTGGTTCGCGTCCCCCATCCCGACCCACCACACCCAAGCCCGCACCCAACCTCAACAACGTTCTCTTCATGaagaagcccaagcccaaggcgtCAGCCTcccgagcagcagccccgGTCAAGAGGTAG
- the pnbA_1 gene encoding Para-nitrobenzyl esterase: MNLLSLAALLPALLLVSAAPSPRQACTLNWNGSSINGAAEGSVCRYAIRYGTAARWTDAVATSASVGKVCRKADKDRYGNTASVAPSCPQAGGATAGASQSEDCLYLTLYVPSGASALPVLAWVHGGSYFFGSDAAPGLDGAKLASSANIVVAEIQYRLGALGFLAPAQSPASADPNFGLRDIVLALNTLKARAGDYGGDGSKITLGGESTGASLIRALYGVPAAQGLFRSAILQSDPLNYGFSSTATTTKVRANFFTQRVFAPYSASTLAAWQAYPLSTILAAQAATISSAPNFIAGVPHQQPIRPTYGTNTLPSDPTAAFFSDPSTLPVSPANTPLLITNTADEGAGVVASGLPNAVPLNAATYTGVLATILDPARAATLSSPSGPYPLPSTDSGDTLRNTLSHVVSDGAWRCPARSLAANYAGAGGQVYVAEWTQGVKYPLNAGVSLCNGKVCHGDDIYPTFGTSPSPGALDAEASAAWGSFVNTQGISWNQFTSGSGVSGTDVHGIGGGAVGSCPDSYWGSQVQWDWQVYA; the protein is encoded by the exons ATGAacctcctctccctcgccgccctcctcccggccctcctcctcgtgtccgccgcgccctccccGCGCCAGGCGTGCACGCTCAACTGGAACGGCTCCTCGATCAACGGTGCAGCCGAGGGCTCGGTGTGCCGCTACGCCATCCGCTACggcacggccgcgcgctggaCCGACGCCGTGGCCACCTCTGCGTCGGTAGGTAAGGTGTGCAGGAAGGCTGACAAGGACAGGTACGGCAACACGGCGTCCGTGGCGCCCAGCTGCCCgcaggctggcggcgcgaccgccggcgcgagccaGAGCGAGGACTGCCTCTACCTCACCCTCTATGTGCCGtctggcgcgagcgcgctccCCGTCCTCGcttg GGTCCACGGCGGCTCGTACTTCTTTGGCtcggacgccgcgcccggcctcgacggcgccaagctcgcgtcgagcgccaaCATTGTCGTCGCGGAGATCCAGTACCG cctcggcgccctcggtttcctcgcgcccgcccagtcccccgccagcgccgacccCAACTTCGGCCTCCGCGAcatcgtgctcgcgctcaacaCCCTCAAAGCCCGCGCTGGCGActacggcggcgacgggagCAAGATCACCCTCGGTGGCGAGAGCACCGGCGCGTCGCTCATCCGCG CGCTGTACGGCGTGCCCGCTGCCCAGGGGCTCTTCCGCTCCGCCATCCTCCAGTCGGACCCCCTT AACTACGGCTTCTCgtccaccgccaccaccaccaaggTCCGCGCCAACTTCTTCACGCAGCGCGTGTTCGCGCCCTACTCCGCGTCAACCCTTGCCGCGTGGCAGGCCTACCCGCTCTCGACCATCCTGGCGGCCCAGGCGGCCAccatctcctcggcgcccaaCTTCATCGCCGGGGTGCCGCACCAGCAGC CCATCCGCCCGACCTACGGCACCAACACGCTCCCTTCGGACCCCACTGCGGCCTTCTTCAGCGACCCGTCGACGCTgcccgtctcgcccgccAACACGCCCCTCCTGATCACCAACACTGCTGACGAGggtgccggcgtcgtcgcctccgGCCTCCCCAACGCCGTCCCCCTCAATGCCGCCACCTACACCGGTGTCCTCGCCACcatcctcgaccccgcccgcgcggcgaccctctcgtcgccctcgggccCGTACCCCCTCCCGAGCACCGACTCGGGCGACACGCTCCGCAATACGCTCTCGCACGTTGTGTCGgacggcgcgtggcgctgccccgctcgttcgctcgcggccaactacgccggcgccggcggccaggTCTACGTCGCCGAGTGGACCCAGGGCGTCAAGTACCCCCTCAACGCTGGCGTGTCTCTCTGCAACGGCAAAGTCtgccacggcgacgacatctACCCCACTTTcggcacctcgccgtcccctggcgccctcgacgccgaggctaGTGCCGCTTGGGGCAGCTTCGTCAACACCCAGGGCATCAGCTGGAACCAGTTCACgtcgggcagcggcgtgtcCGGCACCGACGTCCACGGcattggcggcggcgccgtcggctcgTGCCCCGACAGCTACTGGGGCAGCCAGGTCCAGTGGGACTGGCAGGTTTACGCTTAG
- the PRC1 gene encoding Protein regulator of cytokinesis 1, whose translation MDAQSYIEEQIPLLKSLHAQLALPPTVLAEDQARIDAAVRNAIVSVVRSREDEVAVWEARIADGKRVLSSLARALGDRGRSVAAAVRRESEQGEPLPKQHERIIKQADELEIVYEERLEKIEKLRETLSELSILLGPGFESPAPLQPVPGSAPVTAAPSRVASRQSLGAAAALAAQPALLAPTTNTNKRTSGRRASNVTGTELRNECWLDVSEDVLATTQAALDRALAERDVRLRNLETNFNDLIWYHAELVMPPLGLGQFPEHLLPPREDEETPGAHERYERALDRIMTRNPVPSGEEDGVEIQGMDGIEPEIGLTNWADTLLEIWIAEKDRRDDEIQQLYEKIEPLWTRLEVPKDVIDLFIESNRGSGESTIRAYEEELERVLGIRRTSLSSFVLGVRREIEMLQDSLMMSDDEKCEFGGFIDDEYTEELLKEHEDEAARLRARVEVMGPLLHRVKEWLVLKANEEELEANANDPNRFKKRGKAMLEEAKMRTRVEKLKPKIEAELLKAVPVWEAEHGQPFLAAGERVVDTIENALAAKEAAKEAKKRAKMGMGAAPALPRGATPAPGQRAGAAPSTSRKRTAPTPAGAGAKRPRVVSGGSVASMASTSTTASRLPNGRRLIPATPTPAGGSGSNMRRFGQPALSARANAPVHATPDVFNPAPQPQRPRLPGGLPSGDERKARRQSFKPRQSIANGLLANRGLMGVAEATDEMEYDDYF comes from the exons ATGGACGCGCAATCCTACATCGAAGAGCAAATACCGCTCCTGAAATCACtccacgcccagctcgctTTACCCCCAACAGTGCTCGCAGAGGACCAGGCACGGATCGACGCGGCTGTCCGCAACGCAATCGTCTCGGTCGTCCGGTCACGAGAGGACGAAGTGGCTGTATGGGAGGCAAGGATTGCCGACGGGAAGCGCGTGTTGTCTTctctggcgcgcgcgctgggggATCGCGGGAGGAGCGTCGCGGCTGCTGTCCGGCGCGAGAGCGAGCAAGGAGAG CCATTGCCAAAGCAGCACGAACGTATCATCAAGCAGGCTGATGAGCTGGAAATCGTCTATGAAGAACGGCTGGAGAAGATTGAAA AACTCCGCGAGACACTGAGCGAGTTGTCGATCCTTCTCGGACCCGGATTCGAgtcccccgccccgctccaACCAGTACCGGGCAGCGCGCCTGTGACTGCAGCTCCATCCAGGGTGGCGTCTAGGCAGAGCTTGGGAGCTGCGGCCGCCCTTGCGGCTCAACCGGCCCTTctcgcgccgacgaccaacACGAACAAGCGGACCTCGGGTCGCCGGGCCAGCAATGTGACAGGCACCGAACTGCGCAACGAGTGCTGGCTTGACGTGTCGGAGGACGTTTTGGCTACAACACAGGCCGCTCTGGATCGCGCATTGGCTGAGAGG GACGTGCGGTTACGCAACCTCGAGACCAACTTCAACGACCTTATCTGGTACCatgccgagctcgtcatGCCACCACTGGGACTCGGGCAGTTCCCTGAACACCTTTTGCCACCGCGCGAAGACGAAGAAACACCGGGCGCGCACGAGCGATACGAGCGCGCGCTAGATCGAATCATGACGAGAAATCCTGTCCCaagcggcgaggaagacggcgtcgagatTCAAGGCATGGACGGCATTGAGCCGGAGATCGGTCTCACCAACTGGGCCGACACGCTTCTCGAGATT TGGATCGCGGAGAAGGATCGCAGGGACGACGAAATCCAGCAACTGTATGAGAAAATCGAGCCGCTGTGGACACGGCTGGAAGTGCCCAAGGATGTGATCGACTTGTTTATCGAGAGCAACCGGGGGAGCGGCGAGTCGACGATCCGGGCG TACGAGGAAgaactcgagcgcgtcctcgggaTCCGCCGCACGTCTCTCTCATCATTCGTCCTTGGCGTCCGCAGAGAGATCGAAATGCTGCAGGACAGCCTGATgatgagcgacgacgagaagtgCGAGTTTGGCGGGTTCATTGACGACGAATACACAGAAGAGTTGCTCAAGGAacacgaggacgaggcggcgagaCTGCGGGCAAGAGTAGAAGTCATGGGGCCGCTGCTCCACCGCGTCAAGGAGTGGCTCGTACTCAAAGCgaacgaggaggagctcgaggccaatGCCAATGACCCGAACCGATTTAAGAAGCGCGGCAAGGCCATGTTAGAAGAGGCCAAGATGCGCACACGGGTTGAGAAGCTCAAGCCGAAG ATCGAAGCAGAGCTGCTCAAGGCCGTTCCGGTGTGGGAGGCCGAGCACGGGCAACCGTTCCTCGCTGCCGGAGAGCGCGTTGTCGACACAATTGAGAATGCCCTGGCTGCGAAGGAGGCGGCAAAGGAGGCAAAGAAG CGCGCAAAGATGGGGATGGGCGCGGCACCTGCGCTTCcacgcggcgcgacgcctgCTCCGGGGCAGCGTGCTGGCGCAGCACCGTCAACATCTCGGAAACGCACAGCACCCACACcagcaggtgcaggtgccAAGCGGCCACGCGTTGTGTCTGGAGGATCAGTCGCGTCCATGGCGTCCACATCAACAACAGCGAGCAGATTGCCCAACGGCCGGAGATTGATCCCCGCAACACCGACCCCTGCTGGTGGCTCCGGCTCCAACATGCGCCGCTTTGGCCAGCCTGCGTTATCTGCACGCGCCAACGCGCCTGTGCACGCCACACCCGACGTCTTCAACCCTGCACCACAACCGCAGCGTCCACGCTTGCCTGGCGGCCTGCCatcgggcgacgagcgcaaggcgCGACGGCAGAGCTTCAAGCCGCGTCAGTCGATTGCCAACGGGCTGCTGGCCAACCGGGGGTTAATGGGTGTTGCCGAGGCGACCGACGAGATGGAGTATGACGACTACTTTTGA